A single window of Candidatus Hydrogenedentota bacterium DNA harbors:
- a CDS encoding 2-C-methyl-D-erythritol 2,4-cyclodiphosphate synthase, with product MRIGQGYDLHRLEEGYPLILGGVTVPHHKGLVGHSDADVLTHAIIDALLGAAALGNIGQHFPDTDPKYKGADSLVLLEESAALLYQAGWIVVNIDSTIIAQQPKLNPHLDAIRARLAETLDLRLDQISVKAKTNEHVGPEGREEAISVHAAVLIESKINF from the coding sequence ATGCGCATAGGCCAGGGCTACGACCTGCATCGACTTGAAGAAGGCTATCCCCTGATCCTGGGTGGCGTTACCGTCCCCCACCACAAGGGACTCGTGGGGCACTCGGATGCGGACGTGCTTACCCACGCCATCATCGATGCGCTGCTCGGCGCGGCGGCCCTGGGGAATATTGGGCAGCATTTCCCCGATACGGACCCGAAATACAAAGGGGCGGACAGCCTGGTGCTGCTGGAGGAGTCGGCTGCTCTCTTATACCAGGCGGGCTGGATCGTGGTGAATATTGACAGCACGATCATTGCCCAGCAGCCGAAGCTCAACCCCCATCTTGACGCAATACGCGCGCGCCTTGCGGAGACGCTGGATCTGAGGTTGGACCAGATTTCCGTTAAGGCCAAGACCAATGAACACGTAGGCCCAGAAGGGCGCGAGGAAGCCATCAGCGTGCATGCCGCGGTGCTGATCGAAAGTAAAATCAATTTCTGA
- the ispD gene encoding 2-C-methyl-D-erythritol 4-phosphate cytidylyltransferase — MKVQVVIPAGGLGQRLGKSMPKALVPVSGVPLLIRTLQRFDALGLARNAIVAIPASHREAFLSVLEEDYPEIRLVDGGEARQDSVRLGIAALDPDTEICVIHDAARLFITPEAIHAAIDAALAMGAATVAIPSIDTILIEDGEGYLKETPDRRQLWACQTPQVFRTEIIRSAHERAVTENMEVTDDATLVRRCGHAVKLIHGSPLNFKLTTPTDLQIAEALIEKGMECA, encoded by the coding sequence GTGAAGGTCCAGGTCGTCATTCCTGCGGGCGGTCTGGGCCAGCGCCTGGGGAAATCCATGCCCAAGGCCCTGGTTCCAGTTTCGGGGGTACCGTTGCTGATCCGCACGCTCCAGCGTTTTGACGCCCTCGGCCTGGCGCGGAACGCAATTGTAGCCATACCCGCCTCGCACCGGGAGGCTTTTCTCTCCGTGCTGGAAGAAGACTATCCTGAAATCCGACTGGTAGATGGCGGCGAGGCGCGTCAGGACTCGGTGCGCCTCGGTATCGCCGCGCTGGACCCCGATACCGAGATCTGCGTCATTCATGACGCCGCACGGCTCTTTATCACCCCCGAGGCTATTCACGCGGCGATTGACGCGGCCCTGGCGATGGGCGCCGCGACGGTGGCGATTCCTTCCATCGACACCATCCTGATCGAAGATGGCGAGGGCTACCTGAAAGAGACCCCCGATCGCCGACAGCTCTGGGCCTGCCAGACGCCGCAGGTATTCCGAACCGAAATCATCCGCTCGGCCCATGAAAGGGCCGTGACCGAGAACATGGAAGTTACGGACGATGCGACGCTTGTGAGGCGTTGCGGCCACGCCGTCAAACTGATTCACGGCTCGCCGCTGAATTTTAAACTGACCACCCCCACGGACCTCCAGATTGCCGAGGCTCTCATTGAAAAGGGCATGGAATGCGCATAG
- a CDS encoding TRAM domain-containing protein, whose protein sequence is MSEKIIRYIFVLACLIMGLIWATYAREAYEVANAGKMLGSALPWFIFGGLAGGGVGFLVLLLLRLITQDMYEKLAPAMVAIIIAMVFGYACANWLLFWVPQANPTFSIFITVTFVLIFGYVGIYLGLTRASSLQSLLSAVERTKANAISLKLVDTSVIIDGRIADICESGFIEGTLMVPRFVLLELQHIADSSDVLRRAKGRRGLDILKELQRDGSKVEVKITDDDPQDVRDVDSKLVRLAHKYSAKILTNDFNLNKVAQIEGVTVLNINDLANALKPAVLPDEQMEVKIIKEGKEPSQGVGYLDDGTMVVVDGGRGHMGKMVQVVVTSVLQTAAGRMIFTRYNDLAP, encoded by the coding sequence ATGTCCGAAAAGATCATCAGGTACATTTTCGTACTCGCCTGCCTGATTATGGGGCTGATTTGGGCGACCTATGCCCGCGAGGCCTATGAAGTCGCCAACGCGGGCAAGATGCTGGGCAGCGCCCTGCCGTGGTTCATCTTCGGCGGTCTGGCGGGCGGCGGCGTCGGATTTCTTGTGCTGTTGTTGCTCCGCCTTATCACCCAGGACATGTACGAGAAGCTTGCGCCCGCGATGGTGGCCATTATCATCGCCATGGTCTTCGGCTATGCCTGTGCGAACTGGCTGCTCTTCTGGGTTCCCCAGGCCAATCCGACCTTCAGTATTTTCATCACGGTTACCTTCGTGTTAATTTTTGGCTACGTGGGTATTTACCTGGGGTTGACCCGGGCCTCCAGCCTCCAGTCCCTCCTTTCCGCCGTGGAGCGCACAAAAGCGAATGCAATATCGCTTAAATTGGTGGACACGAGCGTCATCATCGATGGTCGCATTGCGGATATCTGTGAGAGCGGCTTCATCGAGGGCACGCTGATGGTGCCGCGCTTTGTGCTGCTGGAACTGCAACACATCGCGGACTCCTCCGACGTACTCCGGCGCGCCAAGGGCCGTCGTGGTCTGGACATTCTGAAGGAACTTCAGCGGGACGGCTCAAAGGTTGAAGTCAAAATCACCGACGACGATCCGCAGGATGTCCGGGACGTGGACAGCAAGCTGGTCCGGCTGGCGCACAAATACTCCGCGAAGATCCTCACCAATGACTTCAATCTGAACAAGGTGGCCCAGATCGAAGGGGTCACCGTGCTCAACATCAATGATCTCGCGAATGCGCTGAAGCCGGCGGTCCTTCCCGATGAGCAGATGGAAGTCAAGATCATCAAGGAAGGCAAAGAGCCCAGCCAGGGCGTGGGCTATCTCGACGACGGCACGATGGTCGTGGTGGATGGCGGGCGCGGTCACATGGGCAAGATGGTCCAGGTCGTGGTCACCAGCGTACTCCAGACGGCGGCGGGTCGCATGATCTTCACGCGGTATAACGACCTCGCACCGTGA
- a CDS encoding purine-nucleoside phosphorylase, giving the protein MIQLGEKVREAAAYVRSVAPNQPRVGIVLGTGLGSLADQVEQAHRIPYESIPHFPTSTVDTHAGELVMGMLAGVPVVALSGRFHFYEGYTLQEVTFPIRVARELGIHTLIVSNAAGGLNPQFRTGDLMLIADHINFLGDNPLIGPNDDTLGPRFPDMCEPYSNALLELAETKALELGIKTQRGVYLACSGPCLETRAEYRFMRLIGADAVGMSTVPEVIVAVHAGLRVLGFSAITDECFPDALEPVNIEKIIATANAVEPKITRLVTAILGEIDAQK; this is encoded by the coding sequence ATGATCCAACTGGGTGAAAAAGTCAGGGAAGCCGCCGCCTACGTTCGTTCCGTCGCGCCAAACCAGCCCCGGGTGGGCATCGTGCTCGGCACGGGCCTGGGCAGCCTGGCCGATCAGGTCGAGCAGGCCCACCGGATACCCTATGAGTCCATCCCCCACTTTCCCACCTCCACGGTGGACACCCATGCGGGCGAACTGGTGATGGGGATGCTGGCGGGTGTGCCGGTGGTGGCCTTGTCGGGACGATTCCACTTCTACGAGGGCTACACCCTGCAGGAAGTCACCTTCCCCATTCGCGTGGCCCGGGAACTGGGAATCCACACCCTGATCGTGTCCAACGCCGCGGGTGGCCTGAATCCCCAGTTTCGGACGGGCGACCTCATGCTCATCGCGGATCACATCAACTTTCTGGGCGACAACCCCCTCATCGGACCGAATGACGATACGCTGGGGCCGCGTTTCCCGGACATGTGCGAGCCGTATTCAAACGCTCTGCTCGAACTGGCGGAAACCAAAGCGCTCGAATTGGGCATTAAGACCCAGCGGGGCGTTTATCTGGCCTGTAGTGGCCCCTGCCTGGAAACGCGGGCGGAGTACCGCTTCATGCGGCTTATCGGCGCGGACGCCGTGGGCATGAGCACGGTTCCAGAGGTCATTGTAGCGGTCCATGCCGGTCTTCGGGTGCTGGGCTTTTCGGCCATCACGGATGAGTGTTTTCCCGACGCGCTGGAGCCGGTGAATATTGAGAAAATAATCGCCACAGCGAATGCCGTGGAGCCGAAAATCACCCGGCTGGTTACGGCGATTCTCGGCGAAATTGACGCGCAAAAATAA
- a CDS encoding YggU family protein, which produces MEARADGVLLRVKVQPKSSRNAILGEQGGRLRIALTAPPVEGAANDSLVRFLADILHVRRQQILIKGGEHGRDKSLLVQDITVAHANKALGRGVP; this is translated from the coding sequence GTGGAAGCCCGTGCCGATGGCGTGTTGCTTCGCGTTAAGGTCCAACCCAAATCGTCGCGAAACGCCATCCTGGGCGAACAGGGTGGCCGGCTCCGGATTGCGCTGACGGCTCCCCCGGTTGAGGGCGCGGCCAACGACAGCCTCGTCCGATTTCTGGCCGACATTCTCCACGTGCGTCGGCAGCAGATCCTGATCAAGGGCGGTGAACATGGGCGGGACAAGTCTCTACTCGTGCAGGACATCACCGTTGCGCATGCAAATAAAGCCCTTGGGCGCGGTGTGCCTTGA
- a CDS encoding acetyl-CoA carboxylase carboxyltransferase subunit alpha: protein MLPFEQPLFDIEEQIAKAETEEAREALKVQRESQRNAIFANISPWERVQLARHPQRPRMRSFVERVFEDFVELHGDKALGDDPAMVCGIARFQGRTVFVAGQQKGVDTDEKVKCNFGMAHPEGYRKALRIYRMAERLGYPVVTFVDTPAAHPGIDAEQHGQGFAIAFNLLEAFRINTPILSIILSEGGSGGALAIAVGDRIAMFENAVYVICPPERCAEILWRDVEKKELAASALRVSASDLKSLGVVDSILKEPNGGAHRDLDGAAASVTGEIEAFLRDVDQGAWTLDRRQARFQQLGQWLEHVEPVKPAVAPATEAVQLLPEVPAEAVSAGE, encoded by the coding sequence ATCCTCCCCTTCGAACAACCCCTTTTCGATATTGAGGAGCAGATCGCCAAGGCCGAGACCGAGGAAGCCCGAGAGGCGCTGAAGGTCCAGCGCGAGTCGCAGCGCAACGCGATATTTGCCAACATTTCCCCCTGGGAACGGGTGCAGCTTGCCCGGCATCCCCAGCGACCCCGGATGCGCTCTTTTGTGGAGCGTGTCTTTGAAGATTTCGTGGAGCTTCACGGAGACAAGGCTCTGGGCGATGACCCGGCGATGGTCTGTGGTATCGCCCGCTTTCAGGGACGGACTGTTTTCGTGGCCGGCCAGCAGAAGGGCGTGGATACCGACGAGAAGGTCAAGTGCAATTTCGGCATGGCCCACCCCGAAGGCTACCGCAAGGCGCTGCGCATTTACCGCATGGCCGAGCGTTTGGGATACCCGGTGGTCACCTTTGTGGACACGCCTGCGGCCCATCCCGGCATCGACGCCGAGCAGCACGGTCAGGGCTTTGCCATCGCCTTCAATCTGCTGGAAGCCTTCCGGATCAACACACCGATCCTTTCGATAATCCTGAGCGAAGGCGGCAGCGGCGGCGCCCTTGCCATTGCGGTGGGCGACCGGATTGCCATGTTTGAAAATGCGGTATATGTCATCTGTCCGCCGGAGCGCTGCGCGGAAATCCTCTGGCGCGATGTGGAGAAGAAGGAGCTTGCGGCCTCGGCCCTGCGCGTCTCCGCTTCGGACCTGAAATCCCTCGGCGTTGTCGACAGTATTCTCAAGGAACCTAATGGCGGGGCCCATCGCGATCTGGATGGCGCGGCCGCTTCGGTCACCGGGGAAATCGAAGCGTTTCTGCGGGACGTGGATCAGGGCGCATGGACCCTGGACCGGCGTCAGGCGCGATTCCAGCAACTGGGCCAGTGGCTGGAGCATGTGGAACCCGTCAAGCCGGCGGTTGCCCCGGCCACCGAGGCGGTGCAGCTCCTCCCCGAGGTGCCCGCCGAAGCCGTGAGTGCGGGAGAGTAG